The Anoplolepis gracilipes chromosome 14, ASM4749672v1, whole genome shotgun sequence genome includes a window with the following:
- the LOC140673129 gene encoding mitochondrial import inner membrane translocase subunit Tim8 A-like, protein MNYTENSDKQVIIDDRLQHFIETETKKQQFQGLVHELTGICWETCMDKPSPRLEPKVHKCLVNCVERFIDTTNYITNRIERIATNLQPEPDSIE, encoded by the exons ATGAATTATACGGAAAATTCAGATAAGCAGGTTATCATAGATGATCGACTGCAGCATTTTATTGAAACTGAGACGAAGAAGCAACAATTTCAA GGATTGGTACATGAACTGACAGGTATCTGTTGGGAGACTTGTATGGATAAACCATCACCACGTCTAGAACCCAAAGTTCATAAGTGTCTTGTAAATTGTGTGGAAAGATTTATTGACActactaattatataacaaatagaaTAGAACGTATTGCGACCAATTTACAACCCGAGCCAGATAGTATAGAATGA
- the Pex3 gene encoding peroxisomal biogenesis factor 3 gives MFSSIWGFLKRHKRKFVVGSIVVSSVIFLTRYTHRRLREWQDNEIKMLMEKTKKRQYYESIEKTCNHMILSLTATLRNSVIKENDTETIINQLRDGTVDKIASWNKLKILAFTRSAVIIYSYTMLVTFLRIQVTLISGHMYKNAQNVDNGIIENEVQAKYMTLSSYFIYESIKNLSSFIKSKVADVTASLSLTEQLTLRDLEQIYWALTSSVSADNSKDPIKNFTHYILEKNTESNDTSIYAKLIDQMLDVLESEEVQDLMQKNVRSGFVLLMDHISVHFNSSKTESEHDATSQLKESNIKNSSSAHLQKATTSNGSSEFVNIHKTTIALAKIIPIINGQVPDNSTPKDIAADWLQHLLLNNDFKILGANIYEAFSCS, from the coding sequence ATGTTTTCAAGCATTTGGGGATTTTTGAAACGCCACAAGCGTAAATTTGTAGTTGGAAGTATTGTCGTTAGTAGTGTCATTTTTTTGACACGTTATACGCACCGCAGGCTTCGAGAATGGCAAgataacgaaataaaaatgttaatggaaaaaacaaagaaacgACAATATTATGAAAGCATAGAAAAAACGTGCAACCATATGATATTATCTCTTACTGCGACTTTAAGAAACTCCGTGATCAAAGAAAATGATACAGAGACTATTATAAATCAGCTTAGAGATGGTACTGTTGATAAGATAGCATCgtggaataaattaaaaatattagcattTACACGATCGgccgtaataatttattcttacacAATGTTAGTTACATTTCTTCGAATACAGGTCACTTTAATTAGTggacatatgtataaaaatgcaCAAAATGTGGACAATGGGATTATCGAAAATGAGGTACAAGCAAAGTATATGACACTTTCtagctattttatatatgaaagcaTTAAGAATTTGAGCAGTTTCATAAAGAGTAAAGTTGCCGATGTCACAGCTTCGCTGTCTCTGACAGAACAATTAACATTGAGAGATTTGGAACAAATTTATTGGGCACTTACATCTTCTGTATCTGCTGATAACTCAAAAGATcctatcaaaaattttacacattatatattggaaaaaaatactgAGAGCAATGATACAtctatttatgcaaaattgatCGATCAGATGCTAGATGTATTGGAGAGTGAGGAAGTGCAAGATTTAATGCAGAAGAATGTCAGGAGtggatttgttttattaatggaTCATATATCTGTACATTTCAACTCTTCTAAAACCGAAAGTGAACATGATGCAACATCACAGTTAAAAGaatcaaatatcaaaaattcaaGTTCAGCACACTTGCAAAAAGCAACTACAAGTAATGGATCGAgtgaatttgtaaatattcatAAGACCACTATAGCTTTGGCCAAAATTATTCCCATTATAAATGGACAAGTTCCAGATAACTCGACACCAAAAGATATAGCGGCAGATTGGCTTCAACATCTGCTATTAAATAATGACTTTAAAATTCTTGGAGCAAATATTTACGAAGCATTTAGCTGTTCATAG
- the Rpt6 gene encoding 26S proteasome regulatory subunit 8: MTLTNKMDIDEKNMKGEGFKPYYITKIEELQLIVAEKSQNLRRLQAQRNELNAKVRMLREELQLLQEQGSYVGEVVKPMDKKKVLVKVHPEGKFVVDIDKNIDINDVTPNSRVALRNESYTLHKILPNKVDPLVSLMMVEKVPDSTYEMVGGLDKQIKEIKEVIELPVKHPELFDALGIAQPKGVLLYGPPGTGKTLLARAVAHHTECTFIRVSGSELVQKFIGEGSRMVRELFVMAREHAPSIIFMDEIDSIGSSRIESGSGGDSEVQRTMLELLNQLDGFEATKNIKVIMATNRIDILDPALLRPGRIDRKIEFPPPNEEARLDILKIHSRKMNLTRGINLRKIAELMPGASGAEVKGVCTEAGMYALRERRVHVTQEDFEMAVAKVMQKDSEKNMSIKKLWK, from the exons ATGACGCTTACAAAtaag ATGGATATTGACGAAAAGAATATGAAAGGAGAGGGTTTTAAaccttattatattacaaaaattgaggaattacaattaattgttGCTGAAAAGAGTCAAAATTTAAGGAGATTGCAGGCACAGCGTAATGAACTTAATGCAAAAG tACGTATGCTGCGAGAGGAGTTACAACTCTTACAGGAGCAAGGCTCATACGTAGGGGAAGTAGTTAAACCTATGGACAAGAAGAAAGTCTTAGTCAAAGTACATCCTGAGGGCAAGTTTGTGGTGGATATAGACAAGAACATTGATATTAATGATGTGACACCGAATTCGCGAGTGGCTTTGCGCAATGAGAGTTAtactttgcataaaatattgccGAATAAAGTTGATCCACTCGTTTCTCTTATGATGGTGGAGAAAGTACCAGATTCCACGTATGAAATGGTTGGAGGTTTAGACAAACAgataaaggaaataaaagaagTTATAGAGTTACCGGTCAAGCATCCAGAATTATTTGATGCTCTTGGAATTGCACAACCTAAAGGGGTACTATTGTATGGACCACCag GTACTGGTAAAACTTTACTTGCAAGAGCAGTAGCACATCATACAGAATGTACCTTTATTCGCGTATCTGGATCTGAATTAGTACAGAAATTTATTGGGGAGGGTTCTCGTATGGTTCGTGAACTTTTTGTGATGGCAAGAGAACATGCGccatcaataatatttatggatGAAATTGATTCCATTGGAAGTTCACGGATTGAATCTGGATCTGGTGGCGATAGTGAa gtTCAACGAACTATGTTAGAATTGCTCAATCAATTGGATGGTTTTGAGGCAACAAAAAACATAAAGGTCATTATGGCTACAAATAGAATTGATATCTTGGATCCTGCATTATTACGTCCTGGGCGTATTGACCGTAAGATTGAATTTCCACCTCCAAATGAAGAGGCAAGATTGGACATCCTGAAAATTCATTCcagaaaaatgaatttgacACGTGGAATAAATCTGAGAAAAATAGCTGAACTTATGCCAGGTGCATCAGGAGCAGAAGTTAAg gGTGTTTGCACGGAAGCTGGTATGTATGCTCTCAGAGAACGTCGTGTTCATGTAACTCAAGAAGATTTTGAGATGGCTGTAGCAAAGGTGATGCAGAAAGACTCCGAAAAAAACATGTCTATCAAAAAGTTATGGAAATAA
- the LOC140673128 gene encoding uncharacterized protein, with product MNTNKENKQYTATALKLKWKNLYDTYRVNIIKEKGRSGQAGKKGKPWRYMKQMSFLKDSFDLGIKSTVSNLTIPKEKDANLPNDIEELDDSNRSSDDFKLNKGKKKKREDPIEIIANALSQPIPPPQIVQPPLLPIPEIKGDKISYFCSAVDKKLRNFNKKQGNIEQCLKFMNYCLS from the exons ATGAATACAAACAAAGAAAACA aGCAATACACTGCTAcagcattaaaattaaaatggaaaaatttatatgatacatatagagtaaacattataaaagaaaaagggagaagTGGTCAAGCAGGAAAAAAAGGCAAACCATGGCGATATATGAAGCAAATGAGCTTCTTAAAAGATTCATTTGATCTTGGAATTAAGag taCTGTCAGCAATTTGACGATACCTAAGGAAAAAGATGCTAATCTTCCAAATGATATAGAAGAATTGGATGATTCGAATCGTTCTTCAGATGATTTCAAACTTAATAAGg gcaaaaagaaaaaacgcgAAGATCCAATTGAAATTATTGCCAATGCATTAAGTCAGCCTATTCCGCCACCTCAAATTGTGCAGCCACCATTATTACCTATACCGGAAATAAAAGgagataaaatttcatatttttgttctgcagtagacaaaaaattaagaaattttaataaaaaacaaggtAATATAGagcaatgtttaaaatttatgaattattgttTAAGTTAG